The proteins below are encoded in one region of Legionella antarctica:
- a CDS encoding DUF4431 domain-containing protein: MEGTFSSDKDPYPITFNRKWSIFSSYFIFSDSFIFVYKEIKNDGVLSARVTLANTYSYAGFRESLASNTKHVGIYSKPEPGGKLAMYKLRVSIVNIDALAICTILTDVRTSKQIRIIMNILLFLLMNLLSLTVTAETAGCILTDQNTQLSGTIHIETFPGLPEYKSIEKGDHPETYWILVTKKTYCVQGEDFINTGKVITEDNQSRFQLILTPELYKQGKKFLNSKVIVEGSLLFAHTGHHHTPLLVQVTEINLQ; encoded by the coding sequence ATGGAAGGGACATTTTCCAGCGATAAAGATCCTTACCCGATAACATTCAACCGAAAATGGTCAATATTTTCCTCGTATTTTATCTTCAGTGATTCGTTTATTTTTGTATATAAAGAGATAAAAAATGATGGAGTCCTATCGGCACGGGTCACCTTAGCAAATACATATTCTTATGCTGGATTCCGCGAATCATTGGCTTCGAACACTAAACACGTTGGTATTTACAGCAAACCAGAACCGGGTGGAAAATTAGCTATGTACAAGCTCCGCGTCTCTATAGTGAATATTGATGCGCTTGCTATTTGTACTATTCTTACAGATGTACGGACCAGTAAACAGATAAGGATTATTATGAATATTCTGCTTTTTCTACTGATGAATCTACTTTCCCTGACAGTAACTGCTGAAACAGCCGGGTGCATTCTCACGGACCAAAATACTCAATTATCAGGAACAATTCATATCGAGACATTCCCTGGGCTTCCTGAGTATAAAAGTATAGAAAAAGGGGATCATCCAGAAACCTATTGGATTCTTGTAACAAAAAAAACCTATTGCGTTCAGGGGGAAGACTTTATCAACACAGGTAAAGTAATTACAGAGGACAATCAGAGTCGATTCCAATTAATACTAACTCCTGAGCTCTACAAGCAGGGAAAAAAATTTCTAAATAGCAAAGTAATCGTTGAAGGATCGTTGCTTTTTGCCCATACCGGTCATCATCATACCCCCTTATTGGTTCAGGTCACTGAAATAAACCTACAGTAA